In a single window of the Candidatus Kaiserbacteria bacterium genome:
- a CDS encoding glutamine synthetase, whose protein sequence is MNNLYKSELKNFLELSYAELEALNLKAKEDAEKLSPEVLQKQYTEYLTKEKRIKAVTICFSDVEGRLHMLDYDKNFLLSSLSNLTFDGSSIRGFTQQHESDLRIEVDWASIRFFPADVFGPGKVIFFATVLNRDRTPYVNDFRGRLKEYTTEIKKKQGLTAYSAGEIEGFLVDGVEAEQHFTSREGFKLVSSGGYFHSLPMDKLRIFIDQCAEAQRAMGFQNEKDHPEVAPSQFEMNFSYAEVMRAADNVQLYKLICRQVARNLGMTATFLPKPFTGINGSGMHTNFSLKKNGKNIFHEAKGQDGLSKIAWEFISRLLNHAPEICLIFNPSVNSYRRLDPHFEAPNQIKVSALDRGSMIRIPVGNEKTARIEVRSVAPDANPYLVLFTILKIGLEGESLKKDENKRDRLRFLPDNINDAIALFKSSKFIGKILGEESKERIALFKQIAADRSPKALGSYIKASEVLYHHEVTNQFLWTKF, encoded by the coding sequence ATGAATAATTTATATAAATCAGAACTCAAGAACTTTTTAGAGTTAAGTTACGCAGAACTTGAAGCGCTCAATCTAAAAGCAAAAGAGGATGCAGAGAAGCTTTCGCCCGAGGTACTCCAAAAGCAGTACACAGAATACCTCACGAAAGAGAAGCGTATCAAGGCAGTCACTATATGTTTTAGTGACGTTGAAGGAAGACTCCATATGCTTGACTATGATAAGAACTTTCTTTTGAGTTCACTTTCAAATCTCACCTTCGATGGTTCATCAATCAGAGGATTCACACAACAACATGAATCAGACTTGCGTATTGAAGTAGATTGGGCAAGTATTAGATTTTTCCCCGCAGATGTATTCGGACCTGGAAAGGTCATTTTTTTTGCCACCGTACTCAATCGTGACCGAACTCCGTATGTAAATGATTTCAGAGGGAGACTCAAAGAGTACACAACGGAGATAAAAAAGAAGCAGGGTCTCACTGCGTATTCTGCAGGTGAGATTGAGGGATTCCTTGTCGACGGGGTGGAAGCTGAGCAACACTTTACCTCACGAGAGGGATTTAAACTGGTGAGCTCAGGTGGATATTTCCACTCGCTTCCCATGGACAAACTCCGCATCTTTATTGATCAGTGTGCTGAAGCACAACGAGCGATGGGATTCCAAAATGAGAAGGATCACCCCGAAGTAGCACCGTCGCAGTTTGAAATGAATTTCTCATATGCGGAAGTGATGCGTGCTGCTGACAATGTGCAACTCTATAAACTCATTTGCAGACAAGTTGCTCGAAACCTCGGTATGACGGCAACATTTCTGCCCAAGCCCTTTACCGGTATCAATGGCTCCGGCATGCATACGAATTTTTCACTCAAAAAAAATGGGAAGAACATTTTCCATGAAGCAAAGGGTCAAGATGGTCTTTCAAAAATTGCATGGGAGTTTATTTCACGATTGCTCAATCACGCACCGGAGATATGTCTTATCTTCAATCCATCAGTCAATAGTTATAGACGTCTTGACCCGCATTTTGAAGCGCCCAATCAAATTAAAGTGTCGGCACTCGACAGAGGTTCAATGATTCGTATTCCTGTAGGAAATGAAAAAACAGCTCGTATTGAAGTGCGCTCAGTAGCACCGGATGCAAATCCATACCTCGTTCTCTTTACGATTCTCAAAATTGGGCTTGAGGGAGAATCACTCAAGAAGGATGAAAATAAACGTGACCGACTTCGCTTCTTGCCCGACAATATCAACGATGCGATTGCTCTTTTTAAGTCGAGTAAGTTCATTGGCAAAATATTAGGTGAGGAAAGTAAAGAGCGCATCGCGTTATTCAAGCAAATTGCAGCCGATAGATCGCCGAAGGCACTCGGAAGCTACATTAAGGCATCCGAGGTGCTCTATCACCATGAGGTGACCAACCAGTTCCTTTGGACAAAATTCTAA
- a CDS encoding ammonium transporter: protein MGYAGSSAGDFDPASINSGDTAWMLMATALVMLMTPAVGFFYGGMVSAKNVVSVLKQSFIILALVSIQWVIVGYSLVFGTDIKGIIGGMDYFALQGVGYAPNADYAATIPHLMFMMFQGMFAIITPALIIGAFVGRMKFKALVAFTLLWTTLVYDPIAHWVWGIGGWLRDSGALDFAGGTVVHMSAGFSALAAALLIGKRITSGHPSSNANNVPFVILGAVLLWFGWFGFNAGSALGAGALASGVFVVTNIAAAASALAWVILSYAENGKPSAMAAAIGAVCGLVSITPASGYVGPVSAIAIGLIGGVVTYLAVYWRMHKSSIDDSLDVWAAHGMGGLVGAILTGVFAEKAVNSFGNDGLLFGNAGLVWTQIVAVLCTALYAFVATYIILKVLSMFTPLRVTSKQEEEGLDIASHGEMGYRLQ, encoded by the coding sequence ATGGGGTATGCCGGAAGTTCTGCGGGCGATTTTGATCCTGCAAGTATTAATTCGGGGGATACCGCGTGGATGCTCATGGCTACTGCGCTCGTGATGCTTATGACACCTGCTGTCGGTTTCTTTTATGGTGGCATGGTATCTGCAAAGAACGTGGTGAGTGTCCTTAAACAATCGTTTATTATTCTTGCACTTGTGAGTATTCAATGGGTGATTGTAGGGTACAGTCTTGTGTTTGGTACAGATATTAAAGGAATTATTGGTGGCATGGATTACTTCGCACTTCAGGGTGTCGGGTATGCCCCGAATGCTGATTACGCAGCGACAATTCCACACCTTATGTTCATGATGTTCCAAGGAATGTTTGCCATTATTACACCTGCACTCATTATTGGTGCGTTTGTAGGGCGTATGAAGTTTAAAGCACTTGTCGCCTTTACTTTACTTTGGACCACACTCGTCTATGACCCGATTGCACACTGGGTGTGGGGGATTGGAGGATGGCTCAGAGACTCGGGAGCGCTCGACTTTGCAGGAGGTACTGTCGTACACATGAGTGCAGGTTTTTCTGCACTTGCAGCAGCACTCCTCATTGGTAAGCGTATTACCTCAGGACATCCATCCTCAAATGCAAACAACGTGCCGTTTGTTATTCTCGGTGCTGTATTGCTGTGGTTTGGGTGGTTTGGCTTTAATGCGGGTTCTGCACTTGGTGCAGGAGCACTTGCGTCGGGAGTATTTGTTGTAACGAATATTGCAGCAGCGGCGTCAGCCCTTGCGTGGGTCATTCTCTCATATGCGGAAAATGGAAAGCCTTCTGCGATGGCAGCGGCTATTGGTGCAGTCTGTGGACTCGTTTCGATTACTCCTGCATCAGGCTACGTTGGTCCTGTATCAGCAATTGCTATTGGACTCATCGGGGGAGTCGTCACCTATCTCGCGGTGTACTGGCGCATGCATAAGTCGAGTATTGATGACAGTCTCGATGTGTGGGCAGCACATGGTATGGGAGGACTCGTGGGAGCAATACTCACGGGAGTTTTTGCTGAGAAAGCCGTGAACTCATTTGGGAACGACGGATTACTCTTTGGAAATGCAGGACTCGTATGGACACAAATTGTTGCTGTACTATGTACCGCACTCTATGCGTTCGTCGCGACCTACATCATTCTCAAAGTGCTCTCGATGTTTACACCACTCCGTGTAACCTCAAAGCAAGAGGAAGAGGGACTCGACATAGCGAGCCACGGTGAAATGGGCTACCGTCTCCAATAA
- the eno gene encoding phosphopyruvate hydratase: MSKIVNVQGREILDSRGNPTIEVLVTLESGTEGVAMVPSGASTGAHEAIELRDGDKARYNGKGVLNAVAHVNTELKEAVIGMEASDQKALDDAMIALDGTENKGRLGANAILGISLATARASALEQSIPLYAHINTLLHTDKKVALPVPMFNVLNGGMHSDSGLSFQEFMLVPTGIATYSEQLRAGSEIFHALKKLLEAKGFVTSVGDEGGFAPRLTSHDEAFEYLIKAIETAGYVPGEQVSIALDTASTSFYDTGLNQYLLKPENKNLSTEAMIALYESWIQKYHLVSIEDGLQEDDWTGWATMKETLESKKRFVFASHPEKLETAFMLVGDDLLVTNPKRLQQAIEGKSCNAILIKVNQIGTLSETLECIRLAQTHDIRVVVSHRSGETVDDFIADLAVGTGAECIKTGSLSRGERLAKYNRLLAIESEISNP; encoded by the coding sequence ATGTCTAAAATTGTAAACGTACAAGGACGAGAAATTCTTGATTCACGCGGCAACCCAACCATCGAAGTTTTGGTAACTCTTGAAAGTGGAACGGAGGGAGTAGCAATGGTCCCCTCGGGCGCATCCACCGGTGCACACGAAGCAATAGAACTCCGCGATGGTGATAAGGCTCGCTACAACGGAAAAGGAGTTTTGAACGCGGTCGCTCATGTAAACACCGAACTCAAAGAGGCTGTTATCGGTATGGAAGCAAGCGACCAAAAGGCACTCGATGATGCCATGATTGCACTTGATGGTACAGAAAATAAGGGACGCCTTGGAGCAAATGCAATCTTGGGTATTTCACTTGCAACCGCTCGTGCATCTGCACTCGAGCAATCAATTCCCCTCTATGCGCATATCAATACACTGTTGCACACTGATAAAAAAGTCGCGCTTCCCGTCCCTATGTTTAATGTCCTCAATGGTGGTATGCATAGTGACTCGGGACTTTCTTTCCAAGAGTTTATGCTCGTCCCTACGGGCATAGCAACATACAGCGAACAACTCCGAGCTGGAAGTGAAATATTTCACGCACTCAAAAAATTACTTGAAGCCAAGGGCTTTGTCACCAGTGTTGGAGATGAAGGAGGTTTTGCACCACGTCTCACGAGCCATGATGAGGCATTTGAGTACCTCATTAAAGCGATTGAAACAGCGGGGTACGTCCCTGGTGAACAGGTATCTATTGCACTCGATACCGCATCAACTTCATTCTATGACACGGGTCTCAACCAGTATCTCCTCAAGCCAGAAAATAAAAACCTCAGTACCGAAGCAATGATTGCACTCTACGAAAGTTGGATTCAAAAGTATCACCTCGTTTCCATTGAGGACGGACTTCAAGAAGATGATTGGACTGGATGGGCAACGATGAAAGAAACACTTGAATCAAAGAAGCGTTTCGTATTTGCGTCACACCCAGAAAAACTTGAAACAGCATTTATGCTCGTTGGGGATGATTTGCTCGTCACCAATCCAAAGCGCCTACAGCAAGCAATTGAGGGAAAGTCATGCAACGCAATTTTGATTAAGGTAAATCAAATCGGCACCCTCTCAGAGACTCTCGAGTGTATTCGACTCGCACAGACACATGATATCCGTGTTGTCGTGTCACACCGTTCAGGAGAAACCGTTGACGACTTCATCGCCGACCTCGCCGTAGGTACCGGTGCAGAGTGTATTAAAACAGGCTCCCTCTCACGCGGTGAACGCCTCGCAAAATACAACCGCCTCCTCGCCATCGAGTCCGAAATTTCTAATCCCTAA
- a CDS encoding M48 family metalloprotease, translating to MSSVFIYIIIVFPLAFKNDVIARYLGKLFSQTIFSNKKNETYWTVVDRVKRKRAYIILALIFLILGISYLAYQLFVHTTYLHDTYIYNDVWFSIILLVVAYFAQEFIVQNGTHTDHTKHVDRVTIQKILENLSKTAGIETPQLIMYAGNMPKLFLHLRTIGAPQLHVSTSLLQYFSVSEAEAYIAHEIGHYLSDEISTRRTVEWLITITKVVGLLSFLLLLGTIHPFLPLIWLGMYVAIVVGIFLDEHKSLNNTIGAGLVFLVMNPIHLIIVLITGFIYYTMNYGEAIYADLKALELTRHPQALYSALNKVLMIVQDETYQEFAYYSPFFLASTSEKDQSFEEQLIEERLRLIKSFDPTVTESYSPIKLLACSVCGHTLTQIDALGPHDIQRKAWVCGVCINIWFDKGSFYSLSSIDTKDYFVKYLDSGTQRSNTQQPYMCPHCLVPLFDIHGGTIPKDIHIYSCSSCQGNLVSINDFLNYTQYRLSL from the coding sequence ATGTCATCTGTTTTTATATATATCATAATTGTCTTTCCCCTAGCATTCAAAAATGATGTAATTGCGAGGTATTTGGGAAAACTATTCAGTCAGACAATTTTTTCTAATAAAAAGAATGAGACCTATTGGACGGTTGTTGATCGTGTAAAAAGAAAACGCGCATATATTATTCTGGCACTTATATTCCTGATACTTGGCATATCGTATCTGGCATATCAACTCTTTGTACATACGACGTACCTGCACGACACGTATATTTATAATGACGTGTGGTTTAGCATAATACTTCTTGTTGTTGCATATTTTGCTCAAGAATTCATTGTCCAAAACGGAACACATACTGATCACACAAAACACGTCGACAGAGTTACGATACAAAAAATTCTAGAAAACTTATCAAAAACGGCAGGCATCGAAACGCCACAACTGATTATGTATGCAGGAAATATGCCAAAACTCTTCTTACACCTAAGGACTATTGGTGCCCCACAACTACATGTCAGTACGAGTTTACTTCAATATTTTAGTGTGAGTGAAGCAGAAGCATACATTGCACATGAAATTGGCCACTATCTTTCCGATGAGATATCAACGAGAAGGACTGTTGAATGGTTAATTACTATAACTAAAGTTGTTGGGCTACTCTCATTCTTACTTCTCCTTGGAACCATACACCCGTTTTTACCACTCATATGGCTTGGAATGTATGTCGCAATTGTCGTCGGGATATTTTTAGATGAGCATAAATCATTAAACAACACTATTGGGGCTGGTTTAGTCTTTTTAGTGATGAACCCGATTCATTTGATTATCGTACTGATCACGGGATTCATTTACTACACCATGAATTATGGTGAGGCAATTTATGCAGACCTTAAAGCACTTGAACTTACTCGTCATCCACAAGCACTCTATTCTGCATTGAACAAAGTATTAATGATTGTACAAGATGAGACATATCAGGAATTTGCCTACTACTCACCTTTCTTTTTAGCAAGTACGTCAGAAAAAGATCAATCTTTCGAAGAACAACTCATTGAAGAAAGGTTACGACTAATAAAAAGTTTTGACCCTACAGTTACCGAGTCGTATAGCCCAATAAAATTATTAGCCTGCAGCGTGTGCGGCCATACACTTACACAGATTGATGCATTAGGGCCACACGACATACAGAGAAAGGCCTGGGTATGTGGTGTATGTATTAACATCTGGTTTGATAAAGGTTCATTCTATTCACTATCGAGTATTGACACCAAGGATTATTTTGTAAAATATCTAGACTCTGGTACACAACGGAGCAATACGCAGCAACCTTATATGTGTCCTCACTGCCTGGTACCACTATTCGACATACATGGTGGAACTATCCCAAAAGATATTCATATTTACTCTTGTTCCAGTTGTCAAGGTAATTTAGTAAGTATCAATGATTTCTTAAATTATACACAATATAGACTCTCGCTATAG
- a CDS encoding MliC family protein: protein MQTTQKNIYIIIAIILFVFFAVVWKNGSLNNYLPFFMTTDGWNKYEREINTQEQDESSIVSVIYHSGQESLAVNFNNSHNTVTFTHPKTGTITLPQAISASGARYANADESIVFWEHQGEGSLSVSSIEVFKGTLNSNAPSDENTIMVR from the coding sequence ATGCAAACAACTCAAAAAAATATTTATATTATTATTGCTATTATCCTATTTGTATTTTTTGCTGTCGTATGGAAAAACGGTTCACTCAATAATTACCTTCCTTTCTTTATGACGACTGATGGCTGGAATAAATATGAACGTGAAATAAACACACAAGAACAGGATGAGTCGTCTATTGTTTCTGTCATATATCATTCTGGACAAGAGTCTCTCGCTGTCAATTTTAACAATTCACATAATACAGTTACTTTTACACACCCAAAAACCGGAACAATAACTTTGCCTCAAGCCATCTCTGCTAGTGGTGCTCGGTATGCTAATGCAGATGAAAGTATTGTTTTCTGGGAACACCAAGGGGAAGGTTCTTTGTCTGTGAGTAGTATTGAGGTCTTCAAAGGAACCCTTAATTCAAATGCCCCATCAGATGAAAATACAATTATGGTTAGATAA